From the Streptomyces sp. KMM 9044 genome, one window contains:
- a CDS encoding catalase: protein MTENPQKPLTTAAGAPVADNQNSLTAGPRGPMLLQDVWFLEKLAHFDREVIPERRMHAKGSGAFGTFTVTHDITQYTSAKIFSEIGKKTDLFVRFSTVAGERGAADAERDIRGFALKFYTDEGNWDLVGNNTPVFFFRDPLKFPDLNRAVKRDPRTNLRDAENNWDFWTNLPEALHQITIVMSDRGIPASYRHMHGFGSHTYSLINAEGERFWVKFHHRTQQGIKNLTDAEAEALVGKDRESHQRDLFDAIENGDFPKWKMFIQVMPEADAENYRFHPFDLTKVWSKKDYPLIEVGEWELNRNPENYFADVEQAAFTPANVVPGISYSPDKMLQGRLFSYGDAQRYRLGVNHHQIPVNAAKNPVNTYHRDGAMRVDGNQGATPGIEPNSYGRWPEQPAYREPSQAVGAVADRFNFREDDDNYFEQPGNLFRLMSAEQQQVLFANTARAINGASQRTVERHIANCTQADPAYGEGVRKAIEALVDGSL, encoded by the coding sequence TTGACCGAGAACCCCCAGAAGCCGTTGACCACGGCTGCCGGTGCACCGGTTGCCGACAACCAGAACTCCCTGACGGCCGGTCCGCGCGGTCCGATGCTCCTGCAGGACGTCTGGTTCCTGGAGAAGCTCGCGCACTTCGACCGTGAGGTCATCCCGGAGCGCCGGATGCACGCCAAGGGCTCGGGCGCGTTCGGCACCTTCACGGTGACCCACGACATCACGCAGTACACGAGTGCGAAGATCTTCTCCGAGATCGGCAAGAAGACCGACCTGTTCGTCCGGTTCTCCACCGTCGCGGGTGAGCGCGGCGCGGCCGACGCCGAGCGCGACATCCGCGGCTTCGCCCTGAAGTTCTACACGGACGAGGGCAACTGGGACCTGGTCGGGAACAACACCCCGGTCTTCTTCTTCCGCGACCCGCTGAAGTTCCCGGACCTCAACCGCGCGGTGAAGCGCGACCCGCGGACCAACCTCCGCGACGCCGAGAACAACTGGGACTTCTGGACCAACCTCCCCGAGGCCCTGCACCAGATCACGATCGTGATGTCCGACCGCGGCATCCCCGCCTCGTACCGGCACATGCACGGCTTCGGCTCGCACACCTACAGCCTGATCAACGCCGAGGGCGAGCGGTTCTGGGTCAAGTTCCACCACCGCACCCAGCAGGGCATCAAGAACCTCACCGACGCCGAGGCCGAGGCCCTCGTCGGCAAGGACCGCGAGTCCCACCAGCGCGACCTCTTCGACGCGATCGAGAACGGCGACTTCCCGAAGTGGAAGATGTTCATCCAGGTCATGCCGGAGGCCGACGCGGAGAACTACCGCTTCCACCCCTTCGACCTCACCAAGGTCTGGTCCAAGAAGGACTACCCGCTGATCGAGGTCGGCGAATGGGAGCTCAACCGCAACCCCGAGAACTACTTCGCGGACGTCGAGCAGGCCGCCTTCACCCCGGCCAACGTGGTTCCGGGTATCAGCTACTCGCCCGACAAGATGCTGCAGGGCCGTCTCTTCTCCTACGGTGACGCCCAGCGCTACCGCCTCGGCGTGAACCACCACCAGATCCCCGTCAACGCCGCGAAGAACCCGGTGAACACCTACCACCGCGACGGCGCCATGCGGGTCGACGGCAACCAGGGAGCCACCCCGGGCATCGAGCCCAACTCGTACGGACGCTGGCCGGAGCAGCCGGCCTACCGCGAGCCGAGCCAGGCCGTGGGCGCCGTCGCCGACCGGTTCAACTTCCGGGAGGACGACGACAACTACTTCGAGCAGCCCGGCAACCTGTTCCGCCTGATGAGCGCCGAGCAGCAGCAGGTTCTCTTCGCCAACACGGCGCGCGCCATCAACGGCGCGTCGCAGCGGACCGTCGAGCGGCACATCGCCAACTGCACCCAGGCCGACCCGGCCTACGGTGAGGGCGTCCGCAAGGCGATCGAGGCCCTGGTCGACGGCAGCCTCTGA
- the rplU gene encoding 50S ribosomal protein L21 yields MYAIVRSGGRQHKVAVGDIVEVDKISTAKVGDTVELSTLLLVDGDAVTSDPWVLDGVKVQAEVVDHHKGQKIDILRYKNKTGYRRRQGHRQQYTAIKVTEIPTAAK; encoded by the coding sequence GTGTACGCCATCGTGCGCAGCGGTGGTCGCCAGCACAAGGTTGCTGTCGGCGACATCGTTGAGGTTGACAAGATTTCCACCGCCAAGGTCGGTGACACGGTCGAGCTCTCGACCCTGCTCCTCGTCGACGGCGATGCCGTGACCAGCGACCCGTGGGTACTGGACGGCGTCAAGGTCCAGGCCGAGGTCGTGGACCACCACAAGGGCCAGAAGATCGACATTCTGCGCTACAAGAACAAGACCGGCTACCGCCGTCGTCAGGGCCACCGCCAGCAGTACACGGCGATCAAGGTCACTGAGATCCCCACGGCTGCGAAGTAA
- the obgE gene encoding GTPase ObgE, whose product MTTFVDRVELHVAAGSGGHGCASVHREKFKPLGGPDGGNGGRGGDVILTVDQSVTTLLDYHHSPHRKATNGKPGEGGNRSGKDGQDLVLPVPDGTVVLDKAGHVLADLVGHGTSYIAAQGGRGGLGNAALASARRKAPGFALLGEPGGLRDIGLELKTVADVALVGYPSAGKSSLISVLSAAKPKIADYPFTTLVPNLGVVTAGSTVYTIADVPGLIPGASQGKGLGLEFLRHVERCSVLVHVLDTATLESDRDPVSDLDIIEEELRQYGGLDNRPRVVVLNKTDVPDGRDLAEMVRPDLEARGYRVFAVSAVAHLGLRELSFALAQLVAEARAARPKEESTRIVIRPKAVDDAGFTVAREDEGLFRVRGEKPERWVRQTDFNNDEAVGYLADRLNRVGVEAALMKAGARSGDGVAIGPEDNAVVFDWEPTVTAGAEMLGRRGEDHRFEEPRPAAQRRRDRQAERDEVEQAYDDFDPFRDKS is encoded by the coding sequence ATGACCACCTTCGTGGACCGCGTCGAGCTGCACGTCGCCGCGGGTAGCGGAGGTCACGGCTGTGCCTCCGTCCACCGTGAGAAGTTCAAGCCGCTGGGCGGACCCGACGGCGGGAACGGCGGGCGGGGCGGCGATGTGATCCTCACCGTCGACCAGTCCGTGACCACGCTGCTCGACTACCACCACTCCCCGCACCGCAAGGCCACCAACGGCAAGCCCGGCGAGGGCGGCAACCGCAGCGGCAAGGACGGCCAGGACCTGGTCCTGCCGGTGCCGGACGGGACCGTCGTCCTGGACAAGGCGGGCCACGTGCTCGCCGACCTGGTGGGGCACGGGACCTCGTACATCGCCGCCCAGGGCGGCCGGGGCGGGCTCGGGAACGCCGCCCTCGCCTCCGCGCGGCGCAAGGCGCCCGGGTTCGCGCTCCTCGGCGAGCCGGGTGGCCTGCGGGACATCGGCCTGGAGCTGAAGACCGTCGCCGATGTGGCCCTGGTCGGCTATCCGAGCGCGGGCAAGTCCTCGCTGATCTCCGTGCTCTCCGCCGCCAAGCCCAAGATCGCCGACTATCCGTTCACCACCCTCGTGCCCAACCTGGGTGTCGTCACCGCCGGTTCGACCGTCTACACCATCGCCGACGTGCCGGGGCTCATCCCGGGCGCCAGCCAGGGAAAGGGCCTCGGGCTCGAGTTCCTGCGGCACGTGGAGCGGTGCAGCGTGCTCGTGCACGTGCTGGACACGGCGACGCTGGAGTCCGACCGCGACCCCGTCTCCGACCTCGACATCATCGAGGAGGAGCTGCGGCAGTACGGCGGTCTCGACAACCGTCCCCGCGTCGTCGTCCTCAACAAGACCGACGTGCCGGACGGCAGGGACCTCGCCGAGATGGTGCGCCCCGATCTGGAGGCACGCGGCTACCGCGTCTTCGCGGTGTCCGCCGTCGCCCACCTCGGGCTGCGGGAACTGTCTTTCGCGCTGGCCCAGTTGGTGGCCGAGGCGCGGGCCGCCCGCCCGAAGGAGGAGTCCACGCGCATCGTCATCCGGCCGAAGGCCGTGGACGACGCCGGGTTCACCGTCGCCCGCGAGGACGAGGGTCTGTTCCGGGTGCGGGGCGAGAAGCCCGAACGATGGGTCCGCCAGACCGACTTCAACAACGACGAGGCCGTCGGTTACCTCGCCGACCGGCTCAACCGGGTCGGTGTGGAAGCGGCGCTGATGAAGGCCGGCGCCCGGTCCGGCGACGGTGTCGCCATCGGCCCCGAGGACAACGCGGTCGTCTTCGACTGGGAGCCGACGGTGACCGCCGGTGCGGAGATGCTCGGCCGGCGCGGCGAGGACCACCGTTTCGAGGAGCCCCGCCCGGCCGCCCAGCGCCGCCGAGACCGGCAGGCCGAACGGGACGAGGTCGAGCAGGCGTACGACGACTTCGACCCGTTCCGCGACAAGTCGTAG
- a CDS encoding ankyrin repeat domain-containing protein gives MSRDGLTPEQTERVMAIAMELAREGNTEELVGFVEHGLPVDTADADGNTLLMLAAYHGHADTVRALVRLGADPDLRNARDQAPLAGALFKGADEVVEVLREAGADLDSGTPTARAAASMFGRAHLLAR, from the coding sequence ATGAGCAGGGACGGTCTGACTCCTGAGCAGACGGAACGCGTCATGGCCATCGCCATGGAACTGGCCCGTGAGGGCAACACCGAGGAACTCGTGGGGTTCGTGGAGCACGGGCTGCCGGTGGACACGGCCGACGCGGACGGCAACACCCTGCTCATGCTCGCCGCCTATCACGGCCACGCCGACACCGTGCGGGCTCTGGTCCGGCTCGGCGCCGACCCGGACCTGCGCAACGCCCGGGACCAGGCCCCCCTCGCCGGTGCCCTGTTCAAGGGCGCGGACGAGGTGGTCGAGGTGCTGCGGGAGGCCGGTGCGGACCTGGACTCCGGCACGCCGACCGCGCGGGCCGCGGCGTCCATGTTCGGCCGCGCCCACCTGCTCGCGCGCTGA
- the rpmA gene encoding 50S ribosomal protein L27, which translates to MAHKKGASSTRNGRDSNAQRLGVKRFGGQVVNAGEILVRQRGTHFHPGAGVGRGGDDTLFALAAGSVQFGTHRGRKVVNIVPVA; encoded by the coding sequence ATGGCACACAAGAAGGGCGCATCGTCCACCCGGAACGGTCGCGACTCCAATGCCCAGCGGCTCGGCGTGAAGCGCTTCGGTGGTCAGGTCGTCAACGCGGGTGAGATCCTCGTCCGCCAGCGTGGCACCCACTTCCACCCGGGCGCCGGCGTCGGCCGTGGTGGCGACGACACGCTGTTCGCTCTGGCGGCCGGTTCGGTGCAGTTCGGCACCCACCGTGGCCGCAAGGTCGTGAACATCGTTCCGGTCGCCTGA
- a CDS encoding Fur family transcriptional regulator, with the protein MSDLLKRLRERGWRLTAQRRVVAEVFGGDHIHLTADEVHARATERLPEISRATVYNTLGELVTLGELTEVSTDHRATRYDPNAHRPHHHLLCDRCGTIRDVHPAGDALSALPASERFGYTVLDVELTYRGTCPNCTA; encoded by the coding sequence ATGAGTGATCTCTTGAAGAGGCTTCGGGAACGCGGCTGGCGCCTGACCGCGCAGCGACGCGTCGTGGCCGAGGTATTCGGCGGAGACCACATCCACCTGACCGCCGACGAGGTGCACGCGCGCGCGACGGAGCGGCTGCCCGAGATCTCCCGGGCCACGGTCTACAACACCCTGGGCGAACTGGTGACCCTGGGCGAGCTCACCGAGGTCTCGACCGACCACCGCGCCACGCGCTACGACCCGAACGCGCACCGCCCTCATCACCACCTGCTCTGCGACCGCTGCGGAACGATCCGCGACGTGCACCCGGCGGGTGACGCGCTCTCGGCGCTCCCCGCGTCGGAACGCTTCGGGTACACGGTCCTTGACGTCGAGCTGACGTACCGCGGCACCTGTCCGAACTGCACGGCGTGA